GAAAACCCTGCCTGCGCCCCTGCTCGCCAAGATTTCCTGGCGACTGCTGCCCTTCCTGTTATTGATGTACATCATGGCCTTTCTCGACCGCGCCAATGTCGGGTTCGCCAAGCAAGCCTTCCAGGCCGATACCGGCTTGAGTGATGCCGCATTCGCCTTCGGTGCCGGGGTGTTTTTTGTCGGCTACGCGTTACTGGAAGTGCCGAGCAACCTGATCCTGCACCGCGTCGGCGCCCGCCTGTGGATGTGCCGGATCATGGTCAGCTGGGGCCTGGTGTCGGCGGCAATGGTGTTCGCGCACAACGAAACCAGCTTCTACATTCTGCGCTTCCTGCTGGGCGTGGCCGAGGCAGGCTTTTTCCCCGGCGTGATCCTCTACCTCACTTACTGGTTCCCCCAGGCCGTGCGCGGCAAAGCCATGGGGTTCTTCTACTTCGGCGCGCCGCTGGCGTTTATCTTCGGCAGCCCGTTGTCGGGTTTGTTGTTGGAGCTGGACGGCTTCGGCGGTATTCACGGCTGGCAATGGCTGTTCGCGGTGGAAGGCTTGATGGCCACCGCTGTGGGTGTCTGGGCCTATTGGTACCTGGACAATCGCCCCGCCGATGCCAAGTGGCTGACCTTAGACGAGCGCGAGCACATCCAGGCCCTGCTGGATCAGGAAGACCAACACAAAACCTCCCACGGCCGC
The sequence above is a segment of the Pseudomonas sp. R76 genome. Coding sequences within it:
- a CDS encoding MFS transporter, yielding MKTLPAPLLAKISWRLLPFLLLMYIMAFLDRANVGFAKQAFQADTGLSDAAFAFGAGVFFVGYALLEVPSNLILHRVGARLWMCRIMVSWGLVSAAMVFAHNETSFYILRFLLGVAEAGFFPGVILYLTYWFPQAVRGKAMGFFYFGAPLAFIFGSPLSGLLLELDGFGGIHGWQWLFAVEGLMATAVGVWAYWYLDNRPADAKWLTLDEREHIQALLDQEDQHKTSHGRSLLNVLCQPSVLYLCLVYLLIQASVYGVVFYLPTQVGGLLGTKVGLMVGLVSAIPWICALFAAWWIPAYSDRTGDRRRTASLTLLMAAAGIACSVTFANPLLGMLALCFAASGFIAVQPVFWTFPSSYLAGSAAAAGIALINSFGALGGFIAPVIKHWAESALHSPAAGLYLLSATTVLAALLVLGIHSPGHKASNTPATV